CTCAATTTGGTTTGCGACATGGgtagttttttgtttgagatgATGCTGCGCGGACGTGGTTATCGGCCTTCTTAGCAAAAGATTGGGAGGGAATGAGCTTTTAGTTTTTGTGGGTAGGGGGGAGCtgtggtactctttttccttgacCGGATTTTTCTTCCTTCGGGGTTTTTTaaggcaaggttttaacgaggccactATTTTGCTcctccattttttattttcccatttttggattttattttgataaataaaaaatgaagtgtttttatgattaaaaaaaatacatattaaatgGAACCAAATAACACATAttgtcaaaatgaaaatatgacATTTGCAGTTTGAGTCCGTTAAAATTTATTGGCATCACCTAAATAAGCTTCCCAAATacaaaatgtcaaaatataaataattaactttatgaTGCATATTAGCTgtaaaaacaagaacaatggAATTAGGGTCATATTGTTCGCAAAATGgtgaatttcatttttttttcttttttttttggagacaAATCATGCAAAAAATTATAGGGCTAAGGATTTTACCCTTAGTATGCGTATTGGTGTTGGAACACTCTTTGACAGTAGCTACAAATGTGGAAGACCTCTAACAATGTATGAAATTGTATAACTTTATTTACTTTTCAGTTAACATACCACATAGgtgtaatattattttttcccaTAGAAAAGCTCTAGAGGCTACAGCCCAGTGGAGCCCACTATGTGGTTCCGCCCATGTTCATTGTGATTGTGGGAACCAAATTCAACCtgaaccctaggtcaaataattaggccaattaatttgggaattatttgacctagttGGGAATCACCTAacttaattgggaattacctaatcaaattgggAGTTACTTGAATTAATTAGGAAATTACCTAATTCAAGTTGGATGTATTTGATCCTCGCCTTAATTAGGGATTCGGTTAAATCCATAATCcctaaatacaccaacctcaccaaccacaccaacctcaccaagtacaccaaccacaccaacctcaccaagtacaccaaccccaccaacctcTCCAAGGCCACTATAAATACTTGGCTGCACACAAGGATGAGGTACGTCAGAACTACTACTAAAATCTTTGTAGAGATCTTCCTTCGTAGACCCCAGctacctcctctctctctctctctcttttacataaggctccgACCGCCTGGTTTATATTATTAACATATCTCCGTACCctattagctattgttttctatACGCTTCAATTGAACTaatttaggcatcggagggcctttggctaaccccccccgggtgtggtcctcttatttgttctattttgcagggagaaagaggcggcgaagaagaaaggggaatctttccaatcaaatattctcgtggggaaatttgctcccacaaattggtgctttcatgGAGAGCACGGgttatactcaacgcgtgctcaaggaatccgtttctcctattttccaatcaaCCAAAGCCATTCCACCCACGATCCCGCGATCGACATGGTGGCGCCATCACCTCTCACCACCGGGCCACCTACCAGACTTCCAGCTAAGACCACTACACCAACCACCGCCACCGAATATGGTGGAACCTCCCATCAAGGCGGGCTCGTTACCACCGCCGACTTAGGCCCGGTCTTAGAGCAACTTCAAGCATTTCTTCCATTGCTTCCATGCTCTACACActtctctcctcccgatccacgaagtcaagtAGACCTTAGTTTGAGAGTTGGCCAACTAGCTcagagaatggacgaccaaagCAGTCTGATATGGCAGCTCCTCAACCAAATAAGCTTAGttcaaaaccttggccttggacaactaggcgaagagagaaggatggacGAACGCAACGGAAGGCAGCACGACGGGTACCAAGCAGGTCGAGCAGGAGTAAGCAGACAAGGCAAGGGACAATAACATGATCGGCCTGCCGACATGTCGCAAGCATCCGCAAGCCACACTCAGAGCAGATGAAGTCACCCATCCAGGTTGAGCTTGAGGAACGACTTGCGCTAGAGGCTGGGTTCATGACCTGACATCCACGCCCGCCTGGGCCCGCAAGGAAAtgtacatcaaaggctaggtcCCCAGGGAGGTCAGCTAAACAACCATCGCAACGAGGATCATGAAGAAAGACGCTTAGCTATCCACTCGCAGAGGAGCATTCACGAAAGGCAAGGCCCTAGGGAGGTCAACTAGATAACCCTCACAATAAGGATCATGAAGAAAGGCGCTCCACTGCTCACTCTCAAAGAGTTGACTCTCACCAACAAGTTACAGAGAATTGTTCACAAACACAGTCCACTAACGCTCCACCTTGGCAGCATAGGCGAGAAGGTCAACCATCGGAGGACAATGAGGAAGTCAGTCAATATCGTGGAGGTCGCCAAAGTAGCCAACAAGCAATGTGTGCAGAAGACGTTGAGAAGCTCGTGAATGACCGACTTCGAGACTTAAAGACCGGAGAAAACTTCGAGGATTCACTACATAAGGAAGTGGACCAGGTGAACTCTACGCCTTTCACCCAAGATATCGAGTAGGCTGCTCACCCGAAGCGATTCTCGACACCCTCGTTCACACACTTCAAAGGGGATTCCGATCCCGAGAGCCACTTAAAACATTTCAAAAGTGTTATGATCCTCCACTAGGCTGATGACGCGCTGATGTGTAAGGTATTTGCAATGACCTTGCGAGGAGCAGCCTaagactggttccacaccCTACCATCCGGGTCgatcagcagcttcaaggagctgGCTTACGTTTTCACTAAAGAATACACCTCTTACCAGacaatcaagaagaaccctgaccaCTTGTACAACCTGCGCAAGAAGTCCGACGAATCccttcgagattacatcaagagatTCAAGGCAGAAAAGGCCAACATTGTAGGATGTGACAACCGAATTGCTTCCTCTACTTTCAAGAAAGGCCTTCCAGCTGAGCATGACTTGTACCGCGAGTTGACTATCACTCCCAGCCAGACTCTGGCAGAGGTTTAGGCAACTGCGGAATGCTACGGGCTCTGGGATGACGATCGAATCGCCGCAAAGAAGTCTACAAAGCAGGAAGATCAGCTGACTAAGCGGCCAGGCCAAAGAAGCGACAAATTTAACAACAGGAACAAAGACAAGTGCAGGTCGCACCCACAAGGGGATGCTATGGCAGGAgagaactacaccaagttcaccatccccatacatcaaatCTTAGCCCAAGTGAAAGACAAACCTTGGGTAAGAAGACCGCCACCCTTGAAAGGAGATCCAAACAAGAGGGATACTAGCAAATACTGTGCCTTTCATGGGACGCACGGACACACGATGAACAACTGCTTTACCTGGAAAGCGCACCTTGAAGAACTCGTGAGAGGAGGTCACTGCATGGAATTCATTGCAAAGCAGGCCATCCGATGGATTGAGGATCGTGACACCGCCAAGGAGCCACCtcagaaggtcataaggattaacacaatcctagcTGATTCCGAGGAATCTGGGCTGACCagcaagaaaaataagagaaagatCAAACCGACCACTGTGATCTCCCAAGTCTCAATCGACCTTCCATCGACAGAAGACGATCCTATGATcggcttccaaaagaaagatctgatCGGCCTCAACATGCCACATAATGATGCTCTTGTTGTCAGCATTCAAATTGCCTAGGCCATGGTCGACCGAATCCACGCAGACGAGGGCAGTGTGGCCAATATCCTGTAGCTGACGGTCATCCAGCAGATGGGCTTGGAGACAAAGATCACCAAATCAGCCAGATCGCTGACCGGCTTTAATGGTGCAACAACGGTTACCGTGGGCACGATAGACCTCGACGTCTACTCCCCACATGTAATCAGCTAGCAAACATTCATGGTCATTAATGAGGTCTCACCTTACAACGGCATTCTGGGCAGACCATGGATCGGCAAGATCAACGCCATTCTTGGAGGCGGTGTAGGCCAAATCAGCAGCAATCAAGCAATAGTGAGGAAATGCTCTGCCTAGGGGCGgaagaaaagcaaacaagCGCAGTTCCTCCTTGTGAGCCAAACAATCTGAAAGAGGTCGAACAACCGAATCTTGCTATCTTATAGCAATCAAAGCGTCAAGACCAAGCTGAGGAAATCTGTCTAGAGGTCTCTCCTAAAGAAGGATGGAAACCTGAAGAGGATGTCGAGTTAATACCCTTGGATCCTGACCCGCTAGACAGAAAAGCGCGTATCGGCTTGCGCCTAAGCCCAGACAAGAAGGTGGAGCTTACCACCTTCCTCCAGAGTAACAAAGATATGTTCGCATGGTCGCCGTCAGACATGCCTAGCATCGACCCTAACATCATCTGCCACCGACTCCACGTTAACCCAGCCTGTAACCAGTGGCGCAGAAGAGACGTAACTTCGTACCCGAGCGAGTCATTATCATCGAAGCCGAGATTGACAAACTCCTAACTATCGGCTTAATCGAAGAGGTCTCATACTCCGAGTGGCTTGCCAACATTGTTCtggtggcaaaacaagaaaagggcaaatggagAGTCTGTGTTGATTACACTGATCTCAACAaagcatgccctaaagacaacttcccaTTGCCGAGAATCGATAAACTCGTGGATTCCATTTCTGGCAATCAGTTGCTCAGCTTCATAGACACCTACTCTGGCTATAACCAAATCCTAATGAACGAGGACGACAAGGCGAAAacttctttcatcatcgagagaGGGACCTATTACTAcaaggtcatgccctttgggttGAAAGACCCTGGAGCAACCTACCAAAGGCTCGTGAATAAAATCTTCAAGGAGCAGATCGGCAAAACAATGGAGGTCTACGTGGACGACATGCTGGTCAAGGTCCCAAAGCGTGCAGATCACATCAAAAACCTCACTGAGGCATTCAGCTTGCTCCGCCAATATCGCATGAAGTTGAATCCAAGTAAAATGCACTTTTGGTGTATCCTCCGGCCGATTCCTGGGATACCTAGTCACACAACGACGTATCGAGGCACACCAACGACAAATCAAAGCCATTCTCGAGATGAAGTCGCCTTACACagtgaaggaaatacaaagtctaCGGGCAGAGCAGCAgccctcaaccgattcctctcgagatctaccgacaagtgcagacccttcttcaaagctttgaagaaaggacaaagaGACAAATGGGATGAGgagtgcgaagtagctttcCAGAATCTGAAGGCTTACCTCACTTCACCTCCTCTACTCTCAAAACCAGTTCCCGGTGAAGATTTATTCGTGTACCTAGTAGTGTCCAACTTAGCCGTCAGCTCAGCTCTTATCCGAGAAGAACTAGGGGCCCAAAATCCGGTATTCTAcacttcaaaagctctcctcgatACAGAGACTCGCTACCCGAAAttggagaagctcattttgGCTCTTGTAGTTTCCGCGAGAAAGCTGCGACCCTACTACCAAGCTCATAGAGTCATCGTCATGACCAACTTTCCCGAAGAGATCAATCATACACAGCCCTGACActtctcagcgactcatgaaGTGGGCTATAGAGCTAAGCCAGTATGACCTCCTTTACCGGCcaaaaattgcaataaaagCCCAGGCTTTAGTAGACTTCTAGCAGAATTCACCCTATcagccgaagaagagaaggtggtcgacaaaaagaaagaaagttcgAAAGCAGAAGGAACCTCCGCTGAACCTAGCCAACTTAGAGACATGTGGTAATTGCGCGTAGACGGAGCGTCGAACCAAAATGGAGCTAGAGCAGGTGTCGTCATCACCACCTCGGATGGAACCTTTTCGAACAACGAGGCAGAATATGAGGCATTGCTCGCTGGCCTGTGCTTGGTAAAGGGATTCGCGATCAAGAAGCTAGCCATCTACTCAGATTCCCAGTTAATCATGAACCAAGCCTCAGGTGAATATATGGTGAAGCACCCAAGGATGATCTTGTACCTTGATGAAGTCCAAGAGCTATTGAAGGCGTTTCCTaccttcaccatccaacaagtaCCCCGGGCAGAGAACGCGCATGCAGACGTACTGCCCAGCCTAGGGTCAATGCTGGATACCCAATTTAGACGCTCCATCCCGTTCGAACACCTTGACAGACCAAGCATTGAAGAAATACAGCCGATCAACACAATGCAGATTGACGAGGACCTTAGCTGGCAAGACCCCGTCATTGACTACGTAATGAATGGAACCCTGACGACAGACAAGTCCGAAGCTAGAAAGATCCAGCAGAAGGCCGCAAGATACTACATGCATAGCAACAATCTCATTCGCAGATCATACTCCGACCCTCATCTCACCTACATAAAGTACCCTAAAACACTTGAGGTCCTCTGCAAAATTCATGACGGTGAGTGTGACAACCACTTTGGGGGCAGATCGGTCGCCCAGAAGGCTCTAAACATAGGCTACTTCTGGCCTACCATGCGTCACGACTCCGCTGAATGTGTCAAGAAGTGTGATCGTTGCCAGCGATACAAGCCGATCCCTAACCTGCCTGCAGAAGTTTACCATCTGCAAAACAGTCCATAGCCATTCATGCAATAGGCCATTGACCTAGTGGGTCCCTTGCCACCGACGCCTACCAAGAAGGACATGATGATCGTCGCCACCGactactttactaaatggattgaggccgaagctctatcctctactaaagaagcTAATGTAGAAAAATTCATTTGAAGAAACATCACCTGCCGGTTTGGCTGCCCACAGTCGCTGGTTCCCGACAATGGCTCACAGTTCATTGGCAAGCAGATCACCGCAAAATAGTCGCCTATAaagagcgtcctaagggagacacaGGGCGACGACCAGAAGCATCATTCGGGAGACACAGCCCTCTAAGAAGCGTCATAAGGGAGACACAGGGatgccaggaatttcctaagggaggtatccaggttTCTATCTTATCTCTAAGGGGAGCAGGATCGTCATATAGTTGCTCATAAGGAacatcctaagggagacgcagggcgacgaccagaagcgtccgtttggagacACAGCCCGctaaaaagcgtcctaagggagacgcagggtgcgccaggaatttcccgAAAAAGGGTCTCCATGCTTTATGAGGGACGTATCTAGGTTCCTATCGCTTttctaagggaggcaggatagtcataCAGTTAaccataaggagcgtcctaagggagacgcagggtgcgccagaaATTTCCCAAAAGAAGGTCTCCATGCTTTCTGAGGaaggtatccaggttcctatccatttcctaagggaggcaggatagtcaaaCAGTTGCCAATAAGGAGTGTCCTAAGGGTGACGAGGGTGACGACCAAGGCATCCTACAGGATGCGCATAACACGCCCGGAGTCCCTCAAGAGGGACCGTGGCActcgccaacttcctaaggggaaCCATCCTATGGGATATGCAGAGAACGCCCGGAGTCCCTTAAGGGGGACCCTGGCATCTATATATTTCCTAAGAGAGACACATCGTCAAGACACCGGCTGGTTACTTAAGCAGTTCACAAGACAATAGGCAAATTGgagttgaaaaaataactgAAATTCGCTAAGCAAGCTGACCAACGAGCCAATTTCAACAcaaagaagatggtcaaacAAGACCAATTATCCTAAACGAGAAAGCAGActacaaaatctgaaaagaaataaagaagtctTCATCTACTTCGAGACGCAGCAGGAAATCCTTGATCTACAGCCTCTTCGGCATCCCCTTGATCAGCCAAGTTCTCAGCAGCTTCACCTGCCTGATCCGCGATGTGTGTCACTACCTCATCTGCTGCATCCTCCTCTACTTCATCCTCTTCAACTACCGCCTCTTCGACCGTCTTCTCTTTAGCTCCTTCCATGTtcacaatattaatatgctCACTATGCATAGGAAGCAAGTCAGAAGAGAGCATCCCGATGTCTCCATCTTTAATGGCATGGAAAGcatcattttcatttgagCAGTCCAAGTAGCCCACTTGTATGCATTCATGCATTCTTGCGCTCAAGACAGAAGTAAGCATCTGTTCGACTAACCAAGTCAGCAAcagaagagggggcaacaACAGATGAGTTTCAGATAGTTTCAACAGCAAGAACTACTCCATTTTGAAGCAGATGAAATGTTGCTTCCCTTCATTTTTACTAGGGAAGACTTGAGACTATCTCAAGATCACTAACCTGATGGATATGATCAACCagcttgaagaaagaaaacggACTTGACAGAAAGTTCGTCTTGAGCAGATCAGACACAATTGCATCCCCTACAGAGCTAGACTTGTCCACCTTGGGATCAGCCGCCGACGTTGCAGAAGAGCCTGCGTGTACCAACTTCGCAGAAGAATACCTGCATCTATTTGCCTCTCAGCAGGTGAGCTAGATCGTGCACGGGCTATTCTACGGAGCAGATTATGGTTTTCAAACTTGTCAGCAGGAGGCTTGAGTAGAACATCCCGAGCACTGCGTGTACCACCAACGTTCCTGCTATCAGCAGAAACAAGATGTTTGACCCCAGTAGATGACGATGGAACAGACCCCACTTGAGTCTTCTCAGCATAAGGGAGCTTTGGATTCTTCCTCAATGGATACACATTCTTAGCCTACGAAGAAGTAGCTTCATCTCTTGAAGACTTGGcaacaacctttttttttttagggggGTTTCGGCAGAACACTCCTCCTACCCAGTCGACAGATCATTAGAGTCTAGACTATTCTGCTTCCATTTCTCAACATCCTAGACAAGGGGCAAACCACCGACTTCCTCCTGATACCCGCTTAACTGATGCGGCTCGCAACGCATGAGGCCAAGCAAGCTCCAGCCTAGACCTACGACAATAGGGAGCAGCTGGTCCACCTGCGCGCACCTGCTCCACCACGGCTGCCGCTCACTGCCAGCCATTGCCATGACGACAACCAGCCAGGCTTCCCCCAACTAGCCTTCGCctcaaaaaaataagaaaaggcgAAGAAAAAGTAACATACGTGCTCGACTTACCTTGGGATGCACGACGACTCCTCTCTTCGACAAGCAgtacaaattctccaagatcTCTCTCAAgctagaaaatagaaaagttaAGTTTGCGATGtgaagaagagtgaagagaagccctgCATTTACGCAGGTTGGCATCCGAGGTCAAGAAGGAATCGCAAGCCCATTCCTACTGAGAACCCAACTCCAAGAACAGTCAAAAGCTCACTCCAATTGGGAACCCAATCTGGAAAAGGAGTCCAACTCACTGAAGAAAGCTCAGTTACAGCTGAACAgccaaacaaataatttacatCTCCTACACGCCACCATACGCCATATAGAGAGCTGGGGGGCATTTATGGGAACCAAATTAAACCtgaaccctaggtcaaataattaggccaataaatttgggaattatttgacctaattggaatttacctaacctaattgggaattacctaaccaaattgggaattacctaatgaaattgggaattattttCGTGTTTACTCCTGAGATGGaggggcgaagttccccactggcttggagaccatttgttggtcgacaagtcagctttctttggtgtgtgagcgtgccactgctagcaatgtaaatcctagcagacttctttttagagtggataacttgcgcctcaagttactgacttctaaaacaaatgattgtgaatttgggtgaggaatatctcccaagtaagttcttttcttgcctcagactggtgaggactttcataatttatctcagtatcaaatggctgttctggccagaaatATTCGATAGAAGTTGggctgttttaggcagaactgccttttacaaaacaataaatatgcatatcgACGCTAGGAAGGTTAAAAGATGGCCGGAACTCCGTTTCTGCTTGGATGGAAGGCTCTGGTTTGGGCTGGACTGGACGCGCCTGGGCTGGTCCGTACTGCTTCGTGACTTCAGATGCTAGGCTGagctataaatcgataccaaagttcgattttggcagagctttatgtTTACTTCACGCTTCGTGAGGCCTTTGAGTgggcagaactgcagcttcttcagtttgaaggggcagaagtggctgttCTCGAGGGTTTGGTGGGCTAGGGATTGCATTACGAGCGTTGTTCTCCTTGAGCAGGACTCTTCATAAGTTCGCTGAGGTCTCCAcgtttgtgaaaactcaaactctgcatgccttggcttttgct
Above is a window of Prunus persica cultivar Lovell chromosome G2, Prunus_persica_NCBIv2, whole genome shotgun sequence DNA encoding:
- the LOC109947293 gene encoding uncharacterized protein LOC109947293, with the translated sequence MAGENYTKFTIPIHQILAQVKDKPWVRRPPPLKGDPNKRDTSKYCAFHGTHGHTMNNCFTWKAHLEELVRGGHCMEFIAKQAIRWIEDRDTAKEPPQKVIRINTILADSEESGLTSKKNKRKIKPTTVISQVSIDLPSTEDDPMIGFQKKDLIGLNMPHNDALVVSIQIA